A segment of the Macrobrachium rosenbergii isolate ZJJX-2024 chromosome 8, ASM4041242v1, whole genome shotgun sequence genome:
AAAATTACAGAGTATTTTGTAAGGTACATTTCTTCAAAGTAAAGTACACTTCTTGTATATTCATGGTGAACTAAATAGATTTGTTGGCAGTCTTCTCCCCAACAGATCACTAGGGCACTTAACCTTCATAAATTCTTCAATTTTTCATGTATGGAGATAACTCAGTATGATGAGAAATTTAGTCTGAaaggttttgcttttatttttggtggATGTAACATTCAAAGCATGTGAttgatttggtttttattttgcagaacCAGTGTTAGTGTGTTGCACTCGTCTAagctattatatataaaatgtgagcCTATCTAAGAGAGTCCTTTTAAAATCAGGCATTTCATCTAAGACATGAAATGGAGctttttatcattcagtttttaaagaaaaggaaGGCATAGTATTGTAATGTTTGTTAAGTTTACATGAGTATtcttaacaataaatttaaaactCTTGAATCATCCAAAGAGAAATGTGTCCTATAATGAGGAGAAATTCCCATAGCAGAAACGCTGTAGAATTTTCCCCATAAGCTGTGACTCTTGCTTTTAGATATATTATACTTGGAAATCTTATGTGCACTTTGTGACATTCCTACTTTCCGActtactgaaggttttttttacagTGAACTTAAAGGTTATTACAACGGAAAAAATTAGTTCTGCAACTAATCCTGTAACAGATCATTTTACCTTTGCCTTTGAAATTTGGTCTTAATTTCTTTGTATCCTAGAAAAGTAGAAGAATACTGTGTTGGCTTTGGGTGCAGTAGGATATACTTTTGTGGCATATAAATATTATGTGCTTTTTaccattctttcattcttgtaGTTCATCCTAAACTCGTTCTCTTAATGTCAATATATTTGTGTCTGTCTTTAGTTGGTTGCCTCTTAGTATTAAGCAAGAATAAAGAGATAAATGCAGTAAACTCTCAGTAAAATGACCTAGAATTGTTTATGCTGGCTTTTCATGATTTTGGCAAGTGTGTGCTAAATTGGGTAAAGCTGCCCATCTGTGAGTACTTGTTGTCGAGGCTTGTATGCTGAAACTAGTGGTcaggaaatgttttcttttcatagaCAATTTCATTTAAGTATAAGACACGTTTCACAGATCACAGAACGAAGTTTGCAAAGTAATGAGTGtgtcattttataaaaacaaagttaattgTGTCATACCAACTTATTATTTATTGACACTCTTGTGGTTATGAAATTTTCCGGACACTGCATTCCTTCTAAAAGTATGAATGAAGATGGCAGTCATTACATTTCTTTCACAACAGTGGAGAAATGCATCACCATGAAATGGGCTGATTATAAGTACATTACTGAGTTTGTGGTGAGTTAAACttgattttgggtatttttttaatgtgacttGAGAGTTTACTGTAGATATTGCTTTTTATGTCAACTGTGAGAGCATTATTCCTTCTttcagaggaatttgtttctagAGATCTGTGGTGTGTCGTGCAAACATTGTTTTAAAATCTGTAGAGGTAGAAATTTCATTCTTGCATTTTAGTGTAGGATTATTGTTATATTTGACAAAAGATTTGCTCATTTTTAGATGCTTTTAATTGGTCTTTGTGTGCTATTTTGCCCTTGTAATTtagagtactgtacataatacagaatgatttattttcagaGCAAAACAGCACACCAACACCCACCAAGCCAATGGGACCTCCAAGAACTAGCTTGTCTCGAGGCAGTGTGCGCAGTGGTTCTCGCGGTGTGTCAAGGGTATCTGCAAACTCTAGAATGACATCTGGCAGAGGATCAGCTGCATCAAGTAGGAAAGATTCAGACCAAGAAGACAAGTTAGTTTCCCTTGTATTTTGTTCTGTTTGGTTAACAAGTAATACTGTCCATCTTTACATATTGTGTTACATAATCATCATGTTATACATGAGTGCTTTTATGTTAGATTTACCCTATACTGAGATGttactgaaataatttctttccacTGTCTCAGCACTTTGTCTAAATTCCCATGTATAGTCGAGGCCTTCAAATATGCTCGTTACATTTCAAAAGTGCCGTCACTCATTTCATTATCAATTTGTTGTGCTGCTGAATCATTGTTATATCTGAATGATTAAGTCTTGGTGTAATTAGTGCTAGCATTTCTAAGTTAAAATTCACAGTGCAGTGTTTATACATAGTTCATGGCTTTCTTTTTCATGGTACACTCCTTTgtagtgtactgtatattcaagTTGAGAGTGTGAATGAATtccatatatatgctgtatagtGTAAtaccttgaatattttttccttggctaaaagtccttttttttcttttcttttctttttcccaagAACAAGTACACCTCGTTTGAATCCACCACGAAAACCTTCAAGACCTTATGCTTCTGTTGAGAGCAAAATCACAGAATCAATTGGTGAGACCAGTTGTTGGAGGCTTTGCAAATGTAGGTGCAGTGTTTGGCGAGGCAAAAATTGAAGAATTGCATCCACAGATCATAAAGATGGCACGAAAATCAGGGCAGCTCAACCTTTCAAATAGAGGAATGGTTGAAGGTAAGGATAGTGTGCGTTTTCATAGCGCTTATagttgaaattttgaaatatctaCTTGGAAAATTCAGAAATTCATCTTAATTCTTTTAATGAGATGTTGTCAGTGCATTTAAGTTTATAGAGTTCAAGTATTCTCTTGTTATTTCAGTTCCAGACAAAGTTTATCACATCCACGAAATCGATAATGAAGAAGCCAAGAAATTAACGATGAACATGAGCATGgataatagtgatgatgacaGGTGGTGGGAACAAACGGATCTAACTCGTTTGTACCTGGCATCTAATCAGCTGACAACTATTGCTCCTAAGATCAATAACCTAATGTCTCTTCAAATCTTAGATGTAAGTAAAAGACAGATGTACTTAGTGTGAGTTATATGAAGTCATATTGATAGAAGATAAGAGgacaaaagaaaattgataagaAAGATAAATCGTTTGTTGATCAGTATctccaatgtgcagtaaatgtgcctcgttgttgaacttctcagttccagaggtcctttatccctcacaccgttggactgtggaacagcctacCAGAGGCTGTTGTACAATTGGAACctgaaaagttcaagcaaaggtgcaacTCATTTCTATTCTAAAGCAATCCTCCttgtatattgtaataatttacttacgtttttattgatttattctttaatttgttcatttatttttctttttcaataactgaCCTCCTCCTCGtgtatttcctaataccttctgttactttccaACAAACACGATGTTCTTTgggagcttcaatttcaagtcaatggtccttgtggctttgttccatatgaataggcttatCTTCTAaatagtaatgatattaattaaagcaaaaattatgtaaagtagAATGTGCATTCatagataattttataatttttttacatgtagCCAAGATGGTAAGAGGATATTGCCTTGTACAGTATGGAAGTGGTACATGCAGTTATATACAATATTCCTTAGGAACAAGTCTGTATAGCACACACTATTTGAAGGCCTTGGGATGTTTATCTAAAATCTTTTGCAACAGCAAAGATCAAAAAGGcataagttttcattttgaatagtTGAGagtacattatacagtatacataaaaactGTATGTAAGATCCCTTTCAAACTCATTTTAGTAATAGAAGAGTCTAAATCTACTCAGAGTTGATAAAACATTTAAGTTTcctattaaatttaaatttatctaatgAATATGCTTCCTTGTATTCAAATTTATTGATATACTATATTCCTTTAATAGCCATGGCAAAAATCCTTTATGAAGCAGTTTTTAACTAAAAACTGACATTCGAATGTAAAGTCCAGTTCTTCCATTCAAACATTAGCAACTGTGCTCAATTACAGGATTACATTCAAGTCTTGATATAGCGGCTGGTATATTAGAAGGAAAACCTGAGAgcccttttataataaaattaaaatctttactcTTTATTATATCATAGTGGTAGGTAAATATAGCAAAgcgaaagtgaaaaaaagaaaaggaaaagcaggAAAATGTCATGTTCATTCAAGAATGCTTTAAACCATACCCAGTgtacaagttttaattttcttatagattaaatattaaaacaggTTTGTGTAAACTTATATCAAATTTACTGATGCTCATTTCAGCTCTCAGACAACTGTCTCTCAAGCCTACCATCGACAATGGGTGACCTTACGTGCCTTCAACGTTTAAATCTCAGCCACAACAAGCTGGAGGAGGTTCCAGCAAGCCTGTTTATGCTCCCAGACTTAAGATCATTGCAACTTGATCATAATAAACTAAATGGTTTGCCAGATGATATGGGTAATTTGAATGTCCTAGAATATTTGGTAAGATTCTCCTTTAGTTCAAGTTTAGTGCTAATGTTTTTGGtacatagtttttcatttttaatggatgCATATGATGAAAGTGACAAAGTTGATATTTagaactttttttgtttatgaaaagtaTTTTGCTCCTTTCCTATgaaaatatgcataatttatttgtCTTATGTGATATaggatactccatatatgaaaggctttggttttttatacatatgaaaaatggaaattactgtgctttaaaaattgtcatattttgttgtttgataaagatatttacttttcattcatcagAGTGAGCTTTAAATGCAAGGTAAATCACTGTACTATTTTCATTTCAGGATGTATCTAACAATGATCTCACAGAGTTGCCATTAAGTATAGGATACTTGCAGAGACTTAGTAAGCTGAATGCATCAGAAAATAAGATAAAGGAGCTCCCAGTGGAAATTGGGGATTGCTTTGGTAAGGCTGTTGTTGATTTGTTGGTTGATATACTGAACAGTATATATTTGCTGTTCTGTACATTATAGTATGTCAGCATTAGTTGTTAGACATACGATACGTGCAATATAAAATAATGTGTTTTATTTCAAGCGTCACCTAAACCGTTTTCAGTGGAAAATTGTGATTAAGAGGGATATGTTCCTCCCTTTTTTCCCATGAATATTGTTTTGACATAAAAAAACCATATGCAGATGACCCACTTCCGTTTCTTTCAGGATAGCAGAatcttcattttacaaaaaatgtgGCAGATCACACACTTTAAAAGAACTGCTGAACAAGACTCATTGAATAATTGGTTTGTTTACGATGCATAAGATTTGTTCTAAATATTTGTACACAATTTTTTGCAGGCCTTGCCCAGCTTGATCTAAACAATAATCAGTTGACAGCTCTACCCGAGTCTCTGGGTAACCTGCGGAAGTTAGAGCAGCTGTATGCCCGTCACAATGCCATCCAAGTAATCCCTGCATTAAACAACTGTGTGTCTCTCAAGGAACTTCATTTAGGAAATAACTTCATTAAGGTGagagttaaaaacttttttttactgttttccttcttcatttttatacattctcaCATGATGTAAACCATCACTGTGATTGTTGAGATGTACAGTTAGCTGTTTtccatataataaaagaaatattcagtttGTGTTGCTTGTGATATTATCAGTACAGTATGGTGTTGcaatttttggtatatttttcttcACACAGTAACCATcttgttttgcaacttttcacATTTATGACAGTTGTAAAAATACTGTCCAGCTGTGTTGTGCATACACAACAAGCTTTAGGTAATAATGAGCATCAGTGTCGGAAGAAAGAATAATGCTGGTGTAGTTATGCAATACTTAATCTGAAAGAGCAGACAACAACACTCACTGAGACTTTTTCTCTTTCCCACCTTGTCTCTCATACAGAAGTCATCACTGGGAGGTTTTGTTTctgattgtatttttgtaaattataatgtCCCATTTTATTCATAGCTTACACAACATTGAATTAATTGAGCTTCCATCAATTAATGCACCTAGTTTCACTGAACCTTCAGATGTGCAGTATTAAGCATAAGAGTCAGTCAGAATAAGATTTAGTTagtttctaaattttctaatcaTATTATTTGCATTCTGCCTTTAAatgtattgtttgtatttatgaataattcctttttttttcttttatatacagtactagCATTTGTGTTAAGAATTATTTATTGTAGTATGATGTACTAAAtgtaccaagtttttttttccgtACATTTAGTCTGTGAAACGAGTATGTTTTATAGGTAGATGCATCGTTCAAGCTAACAGTTATGGTACTTCTAGTAAGTTAGCAGTTGTATAAAGAGCATGTTTGAACATGAAGGAAAGCACATGTAAAACTTATTTCTATTCTGTGTAGTAATTCATATCTTTCCCATATGCTATGCTCCAGTAAATGAACCTGAAAGAAGCAAGGTATATCTATCTcttcagttaagtataccttagttttaccagaccactgagctgattgacagctgtcctagggctggcccgaaggattaggtctTGTGAAGTGCATTGTCATCATTGGGTGCTGGGTGGATTTAAACAATCATGCTTTTTGATAGCGTAGCTGCTGTTCGTTCTCAAAAAGAGCCCTGGgagaccatgagagtgtaactccccTCGGGACTCACAGCGGCttccaaaaataagtttttcctgtgtcaaaacttgctttttattttttagataaaatagtAGTAAAAGAAATTAGATGTTGGTAAAATATAAAGCTCTCTTGTAATTTCTACAGGAAATAGAACCAGATCAGTTGAACTACTTGACTAGTATCAGTGTCCTTGACCTCAGGGATAACCAGCTTGATAATCTCCCAGATCAGATAACACTTCTTCAGGGTTTGGAACGTCTTGACGTCACAAATAATAACCTGTCCACGTGAGTATATTCATGCTCTCCTGTTTCATTCTAACTTGGTCCCCTCTAGACAACTTTTGAAGTctataaaagttttgaaattttccagttgatgtttttgtaattttttatacacatgagctttataaatacatttattataacattttttcctttgctctATTTAAGGCAAAATAGATCTAGAATGTGTTTGCCTATAAATACAAACcacattttagttatttgttaGAATATGTTTGGACATGAATGCAAACCATAGTTATTTTTGGCCATTAAGCTTCAATTTAAAGAGGCTGCCTGATAGTAATTAATAAGATAAACAGACAGTGGTTGATCATGTATAAGGTACATCCATAGTGAAAATCGCTCACAAAATAGTAATTcagaatcttttattttgtattgtactGTTGTATAACATTACATGTCCATGGACTTGGCCTTGCAATCATtagttacagtatatacatacaatattcacTTATTATTAGTATAACTACCAAAGCTAGAGGAGGATCTGTTCACTACAGTATTACATTTATCAATACTGTATCTGTAATACAAACCTTGTGCTTTACCTTTGGTATTATAGTCAAAGGTTGAAGtaacttattttaaaaagattaaatatttatatgcttactttcgtattttatattgtaatattttcatcttcaagcATGTTAacccttttttaattttagttgtgTACTGAATTACAACTGGTATCCGACACTAAATctgtttgtaaattaattattatatctCTGACTTCAGCTTTTAATTACACTACTGTTTGTATGGATTACAGACtgattacttttacttttgttctGTATGGCAGACTATGTGAGAGAGTGGTGCTTATCATGATGAGTGAAACAGTGATTATGAAGTAGGGTATCTGGAAAGTATGCATGATAACTGTGCTTCACCTGACCTTGTTTCTTATTGTCTCTGGTACAGTCATAATTTTGTTCACTCTTATCATTCATCAAAGTCAAGATTTGGTtatttgattgtatttttttcttttgttattcagttGATGTCTTTATCAAATGTTACCTTTGCGTATGGATGTATTTGTAGTGTTTTTGGAAAATGggaggttattttgtttttgcttgaagTGGGCAGATGTGACTTGGCCTTTAATTGTCCTATGGCCTATAGTACTGTACTATAATTGTGCTGATTGcaagtttctttctttgttatttttttactcctGTACTTAGGTttgttcatgaatatatatgCTTGCCAGTCTGTTACGTTTTTGAactctatttgtttatttattttacatctgCTTATTAATGCAGGTGAGGTAGGCAGCACCAACAATTTTCTTAGGTGCAGAGTCAAGGATTGCTCACAGGGGTAAGGTTACATTCTCTTGGTGTGTAAACTAAACATAAATCATGTTTTCTGGCGATTGATTCGTAGGAATTGATTTGGccttttttgtgttaattttgcCTGCTGCTTCTGTTCTTTGGAGGCAGGCAGTCAGGCAAGCAGGCAAACCAGACTGAGTTGGACTGGTGAGATCCCAACATCATCAGGTTGGGGTTCTGTGGTTTTTCAGGGCAGGTTCAAAGTGGACCTGGTCATGAAGCAGACTGAATAAGGACCGTCAGCACAGACCAGTGCACAGGTTTTCACATAATAGGCCCAACTATTCACCTTGACAAATGGAAAGCAGTTAGGCCTGGAATCTTATATGAAAAACTGTTCAGGATATGATAAATATAAGTAAGacctatctttttattttaattggtcAGGATTAGTGATCTAATTCAAGCAGGTGTTTGCATGGGAGACAAACTGGAGATGGAATGTAGGTCCTTGTCATCCTAATTAGAGGTTTTTTCTCAAGGATTCCAGAAAGATATAAGCAAGTTTTGGATCCCAGAAGGGAAGGGATGTTAAGAACAGCGGTCAAAATTGTAACTTGTCTCCATTGAAGCAGCACTGGAGAAATGGGTATAATGAAAAGTGCCTACAGTTAGTAAGcagttccttttcattcctttgggACACCATAATACGACAACTCTTTAAGTGATACATTAGCTTTTCCAACTCATGGACTGAAGTCCTTGCTTTTGACCTCATAATTATTCAAGTAGGTCATTAGAGGGAACCTTTTTACCTTCCCACATCAGTGGTGGGACTTGAGACATGCTAATAGACTGGCCCTAGCTACACTCAGATCAAGAGCTAGGATCATCTCATGTACAGAGGAACTGACTTGAGATATTTTCAGGGAGTATATTTCTTCTAACTAACATTTCACTTGTTATAACCAGCAGATTGCTGCTAAATCTCCCTATTTAACTTGGCATAGAAGACAAGGAAATGTAGTTTGTtgatatcagaaataaaaatattttaaaaagttttccccATATATGCAGTAGCATAGTCATTTGTCTGAGAatgttttcccttattttttctcaGGTTTGCATCAAAGTGAAAAACACTTTTGTGCACAACTTTACATTTttgaacatatatttttacagttaccATTGTTTTATGTTATAGTTTCTCATAATGCTGAATAATTTACTGCTAAACATGTAGGTGTGATGTAATTTGTGTTTGAATAAATTCTGATACTTAGATTCCAtaacaaaaatgttaacaaaCCAAGTAGTATTTTACCAAGTACTCATTTGAGAATTAAATATCCAATAATGGTCTTTGAACGTGTCTTTTTGCATGAGAAGAATACTcccagtttttaacttttttacacCCCTTAACAGTTAAAGATTTTGATATCTCaagtctttcttttatcttttccatgtaattttgattaaaatccCTCATGAaaccttttgaaataaaaaaattacctcaaTAATTGACTCATTGATTTGAGATGTTTTGGTAACTGGTCAAGGAACTTAAGAAAGCAATAGTGTCTTTATCATTCACAAATTGAAGTATGGTAAGTTAATGATTATTTGCTCTTACAGATTACCTTATCATCTCGGTCTGCTACCTCACTTGAAATCTGTGCCATTAGAGGGAAATCCTCTAAGACTTATAAGACGAGATATCGTTCAACGAGGAACAGTTCAGTTACTGAAGTATTTAAGATCAAGAGTCTCAGCTCCAGTGAATACATTTCCTGGTGTGTTAAAAGTATATAAACACATTTGATGAGCATGCCCTTCTGTATGCAGAGTTGAGTTAGTGGTTTTGAATGCTTATAAAGACCTTTGATAATCATGCCTTTTCCATATGCAAATGTGATTTTAATAAGTTTTGAAAGTATTGGCAACTTTTACAGTGAATTTTTTCAACTAGTGCCATTTTTGTCATGACCTGCTGTTGATTGTTTGAACAGAAATATTTACTTGTACTGAAGTATCTTTGCAGACTTTTCtaaaatatatgtttctttcattgctttagGTTTTGAGAATTCCCCTGCTGACACCAATCTCTTGATGGAAGAGAAGGCAATCCCAGATAAGTACCAAATGCGAACATCACAGACGATGAGCTATCACGAAAAGGCATCAGAAATACCAGACAAGCTAATTGACAATGCTTCTGAAGCAGGAGTGCGAACAATTGACTTGAGTAAAAATGTTCTGACTCAGGTTCCAGAAAAGTAAGCTTACTTGTAGAAATTGACTGTAATTACCCATCATTTTGGATTTCATGAACTAGTTGATAGTAAACATGGAGAAGGAGCCTTCTCACTTTAGGGACTTGATAAGTTCCTGCTGCAATAATATGTGTGGTTTATAAAATCCTGCCAGGCACATACAGTACTAATGTCCTTGGTTGAGACCATGATAAACTTGTCATTCTTCACACTTTTAGTCACTTCCATTGTTTCATCCTTCTACAATCTCAGCTTCATCATAATGGACAACATTAAAACTTGGAGGGGCATCTGCCAATGaaacaactttaatttttttgtatatcaatacttgattttattagattattatagatttctttttctAAGTTGGAAAAAATAACCATCagaacattcattcattttccagaGCGTTCTTAGAGATCAACAAATAagatttcatgatttttaatttGCTGTTGACGATGAATTTTTGTCAGGAACACAGTATAGggctaacaaaaatataaaacgttTGTACAAGTGAGTGATAAGTTTCTACATGTTTTTCTCAAGTAGCCTAagatattgaaagagagagatgattattttttacttctatgGCTGTTTTA
Coding sequences within it:
- the LOC136840787 gene encoding LOW QUALITY PROTEIN: leucine-rich repeat-containing protein 40-like (The sequence of the model RefSeq protein was modified relative to this genomic sequence to represent the inferred CDS: deleted 1 base in 1 codon) — translated: MLNGDKHRTGGSRNPLCAPLSRIPVPSRIPAPISPGVGAFGRLPPPVASRPLRPLRTHSSVSNSPRDLEMEQNSTPTPTKPMGPPRTSLSRGSVRSGSRGVSRVSANSRMTSGRGSAASSRKDSDQEDKTSTPRLNPPRKPSRPYASVESKITESIGRPVVGGFANVGAVFGEAKIEELHPQIIKMARKSGQLNLSNRGMVEVPDKVYHIHEIDNEEAKKLTMNMSMDNSDDDRWWEQTDLTRLYLASNQLTTIAPKINNLMSLQILDLSDNCLSSLPSTMGDLTCLQRLNLSHNKLEEVPASLFMLPDLRSLQLDHNKLNGLPDDMGNLNVLEYLDVSNNDLTELPLSIGYLQRLSKLNASENKIKELPVEIGDCFGLAQLDLNNNQLTALPESLGNLRKLEQLYARHNAIQVIPALNNCVSLKELHLGNNFIKEIEPDQLNYLTSISVLDLRDNQLDNLPDQITLLQGLERLDVTNNNLSTLPYHLGLLPHLKSVPLEGNPLRLIRRDIVQRGTVQLLKYLRSRVSAPVNTFPGFENSPADTNLLMEEKAIPDKYQMRTSQTMSYHEKASEIPDKLIDNASEAGVRTIDLSKNVLTQVPEKLEMLSGHVSEIMLPNNRLTLIPSWFGKFQRLQFLDVQGNQLSDLPTDLAELLHLREINISANRFEQIPACVYEMKQLEILMAADNKITTMYVDGLSKLERIAVLDLHNNSIDFIPPLLGNMTQLKNLQLDGNPFRVPRRAILDKGTREILDYLRSRITNE